The Synchiropus splendidus isolate RoL2022-P1 chromosome 11, RoL_Sspl_1.0, whole genome shotgun sequence genome contains a region encoding:
- the LOC128767133 gene encoding heterogeneous nuclear ribonucleoprotein A0-like — translation MSSKLCKLFVGGLNVETTDQGLRAYFEKFGTLNDCVVVMNPQLGRSRCFGFLTYSAPEEADAAMAEKPHVVDGNNVELKRAIAREDANNPDILANVKKIFVGGVKDHIEADDLTQFFSQFGVVEKAEIISDKQTGKKRGFGFVYFEDTDSATKAVLTKFHTINGNKVEVKKAMTKQEMSTGGRGGRGRGRGMQGYGGGRGGGGYGGGGYGGGYGGNYYGGGYNNGGGYGYGGGYEDYDNQMGGGYSNGDFGDGYGQQHSNYGAMKGGNFSYRSGAPYNRGGAGAGYGRGGGFGGGY, via the coding sequence ATGTCGTCCAAACTCTGCAAGCTCTTCGTCGGAGGTTTGAATGTGGAGACGACGGACCAGGGCCTCCGGGCCTACTTCGAGAAGTTCGGCACGCTGAACGACTGCGTGGTGGTCATGAATCCCCAGCTCGGGCGGTCCCGCTGCTTCGGCTTCCTGACCTACTCCGCGCCCGAAGAGGCCGACGCAGCAATGGCGGAGAAGCCACATGTCGTAGACGGAAACAACGTGGAGCTGAAGCGGGCAATCGCACGGGAGGACGCCAACAACCCCGATATCCTCGCCAACGTGAAGAAAATCTTCGTGGGCGGCGTGAAGGACCACATCGAGGCCGACGACCTGACCCAGTTCTTCTCGCAGTTCGGCGTGGTGGAGAAGGCCGAGATCATCTCCGACAAGCAGACCGGCAAGAAGCGCGGCTTCGGCTTTGTCTATTTCGAGGACACCGACTCCGCCACCAAGGCGGTCCTCACCAAGTTCCACACCATCAACGGTAacaaggtggaggtgaagaaggccATGACCAAGCAGGAAATGTCGACCGGCGGCCGCGGAGGACGAGGTCGCGGACGGGGGATGCAGGGCTATGGCGGTGgccgaggcggcggcggctacGGTGGTGGCGGCTACGGCGGTGGTTACGGTGGTAACTACTACGGCGGCGGCTACAACAACGGAGGAGGCTACGGCTACGGTGGCGGCTACGAAGATTACGACAACCAGATGGGGGGTGGTTACAGTAACGGGGACTTTGGCGATGGCTACGGACAGCAGCACTCCAACTATGGTGCAATGAAGGGGGGCAACTTTTCCTACAGGAGCGGGGCTCCCTACAACagaggaggtgctggagccGGCTACGGCCGCGGAGGTGGGTTCGGCGGCGGCTATTAG
- the LOC128767134 gene encoding heterogeneous nuclear ribonucleoprotein A0-like — MSDQLCKLFVGGLNVDTDDDGLRKHFEQYGTLTDCVVVVNKQLQRSRCFGFVTYSTMEEADYAMSSRPHNVDGHTVEVKRAVAREDANKPEALAKVKKVFVGGLKDDIEEEHLISHFSQYGEIEKAEVITEKDSGKKRGFGFVYFTDHDAADKAVVVKFHTINGHKVEVKKALTRQEMQASGRGGGMMPRGRGRGMRGNQNGYGGRDGYGYGNGGGYGGGYGGGYGNQFCGGYEQGGGYNGGNGYNDFGSGYGQHSSGYGPMKGPFGGQRSAAPYARGGGGGGYPRGGYGGGY; from the coding sequence ATGTCTGACCAGCTCTGCAAGCTTTTTGTCGGGGGACTGAACGTCGACACCGATGACGATGGCCTCCGCAAGCACTTCGAGCAGTACGGAACGCTCACCGACTGCGTGGTGGTGGTGAACAAGCAGTTGCAGCGGTCCCGCTGCTTCGGCTTTGTCACCTACTCCACCATGGAGGAGGCCGACTACGCCATGTCCTCTAGGCCGCACAACGTCGACGGCCACACGGTGGAGGTGAAGCGCGCTGTGGCTCGGGAGGACGCCAACAAACCCGAGGCCCTCGCTAAAGTCAAGAAGGTGTTCGTCGGCGGGCTGAAAGACGACATCGAGGAGGAGCACCTGATCAGCCATTTCTCCCAGTACGGCGAGATCGAGAAGGCCGAAGTCATCACCGAGAAGGACAGCGGCAAGAAGCGCGGCTTCGGCTTCGTCTACTTCACCGACCACGACGCCGCCGACAAGGCCGTCGTGGTGAAGTTCCACACCATAAACGGCCATAAGGTGGAAGTGAAGAAAGCCCTGACCAGGCAGGAGATGCAGGCGTCCGGCAGAGGCGGCGGCATGATGCCGAGAGGACGGGGACGAGGCATGCGGGGAAACCAAAATGGCTACGGTGGCCGAGACGGCTATGGCTACGGAAATGGCGGCGGCTACGGAGGTGGCTACGGGGGTGGATACGGCAACCAGTTCTGCGGCGGATATGAGCAGGGAGGCGGCTACAATGGCGGCAACGGCTACAACGATTTCGGCAGCGGCTACGGCCAGCATTCCTCCGGCTACGGGCCCATGAAGGGGCCCTTCGGGGGCCAGAGGAGCGCCGCTCCCTACGCCAGAGGGGGAGGTGGCGGCGGCTACCCCAGGGGGGGCTACGGTGGGGGTTACTAG